From a single Lolium rigidum isolate FL_2022 chromosome 7, APGP_CSIRO_Lrig_0.1, whole genome shotgun sequence genomic region:
- the LOC124670077 gene encoding G-type lectin S-receptor-like serine/threonine-protein kinase At1g11300 — MNMPFPARCTAVLSLLIILPMIVSDDRLVPGKPLLHGATIVSDGGVFALGFFNPSNSTPDRLYLGIWYKDIPEHTVVWVANRESPASSSAAPMLSLTNTSDLVVSDGNGGGRVLWTTANMNSTSGSSSSTAVLLNTGNLVIRSLSGITLWQSFDHHTDTFLPGMKLRLKYNMPGSNDERLVSWKGPGDPSPGRFSYGVDSVTALQLLLWDGEQLVARSAPWTGYPVRSDYLAVNTSTELILYQTIIDDKEEMYLTYNVSDGAPCTRYILTYYGEIQVQVWSDKSSAWAVAAKWPSLRCNLYSYCGPYGYCDETVPIPTCKCLDGFEPTSIEGWTAGSFSAGCRRKELLRGCGDGFVALPGMKTPDRFVLVGTDISKRANSSAVRIALPVIGSVVLVLICISLTWIKFRGKNKKWRKHKNATLDRLSTSYELGEGNAPHDHELQFAKFEEIAQATDNFSETCKIGQGGFGKVYKVMLGGQEVAIKRLSKDSQQGIKEFKNEVILIAKLQHRNLVRLLGCCWEGDEKLLIYEYLPNNSLDATLFDDSRKLLLDWETRFNIIKGVARGLLYLHQDSRLIVIHRDLKAGNVLLDSEMKPKIADFGMARIFGDNQQNANTQRIVGTYGYMAPEYAMEGIFSTKSDVYSFGVLLLEVVTGIRRSSNSQTMGFPSLTVYAWSMWSEEKTNELPDSSIMYICPPHEVLLCIHVALLCVQENPDDRPPMASVLFILENGSTTLPAPKRPAYFVRSSAEMEKIQNDINTSANSFTLTKIEGR; from the exons ATGAATATGCCCTTTCCTGCCCGCTGCACCGCAGTCCTGAGCCTTCTGATCATCCTGCCGATGATCGTCTCCGACGACCGGCTTGTCCCTGGCAAGCCGCTCTTACATGGCGCCACCATCGTCTCCGACGGCGGTGTCTTCGCTTTGGGTTTCTTCAACCCTTCCAACTCCACACCGGATAGGTTGTACCTGGGCATATGGTACAAGGACATCCCGGAACATACCGTGGTGTGGGTCGCAAATCGAGAATCCCCAGCCAGCAGCAGCGCTGCACCGATGCTCTCCTTGACCAACACCTCCGATCTTGTTGTGTCAGATGGCAATGGCGGTGGTCGTGTACTTTGGACGACAGCCAACATGAATTCTACCTCGGGCTCGTCTTCCTCGACGGCGGTACTTCTGAACACAGGCAACCTCGTCATCCGGTCATTGAGTGGCATCACGCTGTGGCAGAGCTTCGACCACCACACCGACACGTTCCTCCCTGGTATGAAGCTCCGTCTCAAGTACAACATGCCCGGCAGTAACGACGAGCGCCTCGTATCCTGGAAGGGCCCTGGCGACCCTTCGCCGGGGCGCTTCTCCTACGGCGTCGACTCGGTCACGGCTCTCCAGCTATTACTTTGGGACGGGGAGCAGCTGGTGGCCCGCAGCGCCCCATGGACGGGGTACCCGGTAAGGAGCGACTACCTCGCGGTGAACACCAGCACGGAGCTCATCCTCTACCAAACTATCATCGACGACAAGGAGGAGATGTACCTCACCTACAACGTCTCGGATGGAGCGCCATGCACCAGGTACATTCTGACATACTATGGCGAGATCCAGGTCCAGGTCTGGAGTGACAAGTCATCGGCATGGGCAGTGGCGGCGAAGTGGCCGTCTCTCAGATGCAACCTCTATAGTTACTGCGGTCCATACGGCTACTGCGACGAAACGGTGCCAATCCCGACGTGCAAGTGCTTGGACGGCTTCGAGCCAACTAGCATAGAAGGATGGACGGCCGGTAGTTTCTCAGCAGGGTGCCGACGGAAGGAGCTGCTTCGAGGGTGTGGCGACGGTTTCGTGGCCTTGCCGGGGATGAAGACCCCAGACCGGTTCGTGCTCGTCGGTACAGACATAA GTAAAAGGGCAAATAGCAGTGCAGTGAGGATTGCGCTGCCAGTTATAGGAAGCGTTGTTCTGGTACTCATATGCATTTCCCTCACGTGGATAAAATTCAGAG gaaaaaacaaaaaatggagaAAACATAAAAATGCAACACTAGATAGGCTGAGTACCTCTTACGAACTTGGGGAAGGAAACGCTCCCCATGATCATGAATTGCAATTTGCAAAATTTGAGGAAATTgcccaagcaacagacaatttctCTGAAACATGTAAGATTGGACAGGGAGGCTTTGGAAAAGTTTATAAG GTAATGTTAGGTGGTCAAGAAGTTGCTATCAAAAGACTCAGTAAGGATTCTCAACAAGGAATAAAGGAATTTAAGAATGAAGTGATATTAATTGCAAAATTGCAGCATCGAAACTTGGTTCGACTTCTTGGGTGTTGTTGGGAGGGAGATGAAAAGTTGTTGATTTATGAGTATCTGCCAAACAATAGCTTAGATGCTACCCTTTTTG ATGATTCAAGGAAACTGTTGTTGGATTGGGAAACACGGTTTAATATAATCAAAGGGGTTGCAAGGGGACTTCTTTACCTCCACCAAGATTCAAGACTGATTGTAATTCATAGGGATCTCAAAGCTGGAAATGTTTTGCTAGATTCAGAGATGAAACCCAAGATAGCAGATTTTGGTATGGCAAGGATCTTCGGTGATAACCAGCAAAATGCAAATACCCAACGCATAGTTGGAACGTA TGGCTACATGGCTCCTGAGTATGCAATGGAAGGTATCTTCTCTACTAAGTCAGACGTTTATAGCTTTGGTGTGTTACTACTGGAAGTGGTAACAGGTATAAGGAGAAGTTCCAATAGTCAAACCATGGGCTTCCCTAGCCTCACAGTCTAC GCATGGAGTATGTGGAGCGAGGAGAAGACTAATGAATTGCCAGACTCATCTATTATGTATATTTGTCCCCCACATGAAGTTTTGCTTTGCATCCATGTTGCACTCTTGTGTGTCCAGGAGAATCCAGATGATAGGCCGCCCATGGCATCTGTTTTGTTCATCCTAGAGAATGGAAGCACCACCCTCCCAGCCCCCAAGCGCCCTGCCTACTTTGTGAGATCAAGCGCTGAAATGGAGAAAATACAAAATGATATCAACACTTCTGCAAATAGTTTCACACTTACTAAGATAGAGGGGAGATGA